In a genomic window of Chryseobacterium sp. G0162:
- a CDS encoding methyltransferase family protein, which translates to MNALEILYILSMMAWFLSEFLYKNMLKSGKDDKKGKDKSTLNILWLAIPFSIAAAITISNLSTLPISQGNWIMYGGEALILIGIIFRFIIIRSLGKYFTVDVTIKEDHKIKREGFYKYLRHPSYAFSLLTSLGLGLYLNNWLSLVFAFLPPFLAFAYRIKIEEQALVEQFGDEYIQYRKTTKKLIPFIY; encoded by the coding sequence ATGAATGCTTTAGAAATTCTGTACATACTATCCATGATGGCTTGGTTTCTTAGTGAGTTTCTTTATAAAAACATGTTGAAATCCGGAAAAGATGATAAAAAAGGAAAGGACAAATCCACCCTTAATATTCTCTGGCTGGCGATCCCTTTTTCAATTGCAGCAGCAATAACGATTTCCAATCTTTCAACGTTACCGATTAGCCAAGGAAACTGGATAATGTATGGGGGAGAGGCCCTTATTCTTATCGGTATTATTTTCAGGTTTATCATTATCAGATCTTTAGGGAAATACTTTACGGTGGATGTTACCATTAAAGAAGATCACAAGATCAAAAGAGAAGGCTTTTATAAGTATTTGAGACATCCATCATATGCTTTTTCTCTGCTTACTTCTTTGGGACTTGGGTTATATCTCAATAATTGGCTGTCACTTGTTTTTGCTTTTTTACCTCCGTTTTTAGCCTTTGCTTATAGAATCAAAATAGAAGAACAGGCTCTCGTAGAACAATTCGGTGACGAATATATTCAATACAGAAAAACGACAAAAAAACTCATTCCGTTTATCTACTAA
- a CDS encoding 2TM domain-containing protein has product MMETFNENDIQYQKAKRYVEKLRGFYAHLFVYVIINVLIVFYNYSHLKPGESYFEFKNFFTLTFWGIGILAHAMTVFLSKNGYLQNWEEKKIRELMEKDRKNQ; this is encoded by the coding sequence ATGATGGAAACATTTAACGAAAATGATATTCAATATCAGAAAGCAAAAAGATATGTTGAGAAACTAAGAGGTTTTTACGCTCATTTATTTGTCTATGTCATTATTAATGTGTTGATTGTCTTTTACAATTATAGCCATCTGAAGCCCGGAGAAAGTTATTTTGAGTTCAAGAATTTCTTTACCCTTACATTCTGGGGTATTGGGATATTGGCGCATGCCATGACAGTCTTCCTTTCAAAAAATGGCTACCTGCAGAATTGGGAGGAAAAGAAGATTCGTGAATTGATGGAAAAAGACAGGAAAAACCAATAG
- a CDS encoding 2TM domain-containing protein yields the protein MKRKDIITMFWISFIVSMFFFFAFTGEKNLENFVLTILISLLYTFVLGGGNGLLNNFLNKKFPWSEETSKRAVISIISVIIINIILVYFCNYINFVLIQKAATTEEYFSGKYNLANWFTINIALLISAFLHAKGFMQELKKTSRKEVVEQKLIAKSANAQFESLKNQLDPHFLFNSLNVLSSLIDENPNQAQKFTASMSKIYRYVLEQKDKELVTVEDEIEFARTYCDLLKTRFEDSVDFTFDVKKEDYRKFVVPLSLQLLLENCIKHNFATSSKPLVIRIFSENDILCIENNLQVREQIKESSGIGLANIVQRYSLLTKRNVFIEKSEDYFKVKLPMLINKPHIVSEKSDDDLKAYKKAQKRMKEIKDFYMNLISYCIVIPFLIFINLFTKSSFHWFWFPVFGWGIGVASHAFQVFGVGDSWQEKKIREIMNNQKNNNDGNI from the coding sequence ATGAAACGTAAGGATATTATCACCATGTTTTGGATTTCATTCATAGTCTCCATGTTTTTCTTTTTTGCCTTTACAGGAGAGAAAAATCTGGAAAACTTTGTACTGACCATACTCATTTCACTTCTGTATACATTTGTATTAGGTGGTGGAAACGGCTTGTTGAACAACTTTCTCAACAAAAAGTTTCCCTGGTCTGAGGAGACATCCAAAAGAGCGGTGATAAGCATTATTTCCGTTATCATTATCAACATTATATTAGTCTATTTTTGTAACTATATCAATTTTGTATTGATCCAGAAAGCGGCTACTACGGAAGAATATTTTTCAGGAAAATATAACCTTGCCAACTGGTTTACCATCAACATTGCATTGCTTATTTCTGCCTTTCTTCACGCCAAAGGTTTTATGCAGGAACTGAAGAAGACTTCCAGAAAAGAAGTGGTAGAGCAGAAGCTCATTGCCAAGTCTGCCAATGCACAGTTTGAAAGTTTAAAAAATCAGCTGGACCCTCACTTTCTTTTTAATTCTTTAAATGTTTTAAGTTCATTGATTGATGAGAACCCTAATCAGGCACAGAAGTTTACCGCTTCAATGTCAAAGATTTACCGTTATGTACTTGAACAGAAAGATAAAGAGCTGGTAACAGTGGAAGATGAAATAGAATTTGCCAGAACCTATTGTGATCTTTTAAAAACTAGGTTTGAAGACAGTGTTGATTTTACTTTTGATGTTAAGAAAGAAGACTACCGGAAATTTGTGGTACCCCTGTCATTACAGCTTCTGTTGGAAAACTGTATTAAACATAATTTTGCCACATCATCAAAGCCATTGGTCATTAGAATTTTTTCAGAAAATGATATTCTTTGTATTGAGAATAATTTACAGGTAAGGGAACAGATCAAAGAAAGCTCGGGCATTGGATTGGCGAATATTGTACAACGGTATTCTCTGCTTACTAAAAGAAATGTTTTCATTGAAAAATCTGAAGATTATTTTAAAGTAAAACTTCCGATGCTTATTAATAAGCCTCATATTGTCAGTGAAAAGTCTGATGATGATCTTAAAGCTTATAAGAAAGCTCAGAAGAGAATGAAAGAGATCAAGGATTTCTATATGAACCTGATTTCTTACTGTATTGTGATTCCCTTTTTGATCTTTATTAATCTTTTTACCAAAAGCTCGTTTCACTGGTTTTGGTTTCCGGTATTCGGATGGGGAATTGGAGTAGCTTCTCATGCTTTTCAGGTTTTCGGAGTGGGAGATTCATGGCAGGAAAAGAAGATCCGTGAAATTATGAACAATCAAAAAAATAATAATGATGGAAACATTTAA